The following are encoded together in the Drosophila sechellia strain sech25 chromosome 3R, ASM438219v1, whole genome shotgun sequence genome:
- the LOC6613776 gene encoding glutamine--fructose-6-phosphate aminotransferase [isomerizing] 2 isoform X3, which translates to MCGIFAYLNYLTPKSRQEVLDLLVTGLKRLEYRGYDSTGVAIDSPDNKNIVMVKRTGKVKVLEEAIQEHFSGKEYSEPVPTHVGIAHTRWATHGVPCEKNSHPHRSDDENGFVVVHNGIITNYNDVKTFLSKRGYEFESDTDTEVFAKLVHHLWKTHPTYSFRELVEQAILQVEGAFAIAVKSKYFPGECVASRRSSPLLVGIKTKTRLATDHIPILYGKDDKKLSPDQDADSGKPQVLPRSESTSEFMPLEEKEVEYFFASDASAVIEHTNRVIYLEDDDVAAVRDGTLSIHRLKKSLDDPHAREITTLKMEIQQIMKGNYDYFMQKEIFEQPDSVVNTMRGRVRFDGNAIVLGGIKDYIPEIKRCRRLMLIGCGTSYHSAVATRQLLEELTELPVMVELASDFLDRNTPIFRDDVCFFISQSGETADTLMALRYCKQRGALIVGITNTVGSSICRESHCGVHINAGPEIGVASTKAYTSQFISLVMFALVMSEDRLSLQQRRLEILQALSKLADQIRDVLQLDSKVQELAKDLYQHKSLLIMGRGYNFATCLEGALKVKELTYMHSEGIMAGELKHGPLALVDDSMPVLMIVLRDPVYVKCMNALQQVTSRKGCPIIICEEGDEETKAFSSRHLEIPRTVDCLQGILTVIPMQLLSYHIAVLRGCDVDCPRNLAKSVTVE; encoded by the exons ATGTGTG GAATATTTGCATATCTAAATTATCTGACACCCAAGTCCCGCCAGGAGGTGCTGGACCTTCTGGTCACGGGCTTGAAGAGATTGGAATATCGCGGCTACGACTCTACTGGAGTGGCAATTGACTCACCGGATAATAAAAACATCGTCATGGTCAAGCGAACGGGAAAGGTCAAAGTGCTTGAAGAAGCAATTCAAGAGC ACTTCAGCGGAAAAGAATACAGCGAACCCGTCCCGACCCACGTCGGAATTGCTCACACCCGCTGGGCCACCCATGGTGTTCCTTGCGAGAAGAACTCCCACCCACACCGTTCGGACGACGAAAATGGTTTCGTCGTAGTTCATAACGGCATCATCACCAACTACAATGATGTAAAGACCTTTCTTTCGAAGCGAGGTTACGAGTTCGAGtcggatacggatacagaGGTATTTGCCAAGCTAGTACATCACCTGTGGAAAACCCACCCCACCTACTCGTTCCGCGAGCTGGTCGAGCAAGCCATCCTTCAAGTGGAGGGCGCCTTTGCTATTGCCGTAAAGTCCAAATACTTTCCCGGAGAGTGTGTGGCGTCGCGGCGTAGTTCGCCATTGCTAGTGGGAATCAAGACAAAAACACGCCTAGCTACTGACCACATTCCAATTCTGTACGGAAAAG ATGACAAGAAGCTCAGCCCCGATCAAG ATGCCGACTCTGGAAAACCTCAAG TGCTTCCCCGTTCGGAAAGCACTTCTGAGTTTATGCCCTTGGAAGAGAAGGAAGTTGAGTACTTCTTCGCGTCGGACGCCTCAGCCGTCATAGAGCACACTAACCGGGTCATCTATTTGGAG GACgacgatgttgctgctgttcggGATGGTACTCTTAGTATACATCGCCTAAAGAAGAGCCTGGATGATCCGCACGCTCGCGAAATCACTACCTTGAAGATGGAAATTCAACAGATCATGAAGGGAAACTATGACTATTTTATGCAAAAGGAGATTTTCGAGCAGCCCGACTCCGTGGTGAATACAATGCGCGGTCGTGTCCGCTTCGATGGTAACGCCATAGTGCTCGGCGGAATCAAAGACTACATTCCTGAAATCAAACGCTGTCGTCGCCTGATGTTGATTGGATGTGGCACATCTTACCACAGCGCTGTAGCCACTAGGCAGCTGCTCGAAGAGCTCACGGAGCTTCCTGTGATGGTCGAACTGGCTTCCGACTTCTTAGACCGAAACACTCCTATTTTCCGAGACGACGTCTGCTTCTTTATATCGCAGTCCGGAGAGACTGCCGACACCCTAATGGCCTTACGCTACTGTAAGCAGCGAGGAGCCCTGATTGTGGGCATTACGAATACCGTAGGCAGCAGCATATGTCGGGAATCGCATTGTGGAGTGCACATTAATGCCGGACCAGAGATAGGCGTGGCCTCGACCAAGGCATACACCTCCCAATTCATTTCCCTGGTGATGTTCGCTCTAGTTATGTCCGAAGATCGACTGTCACTGCAACAGCGACGGCTGGAGATTCTGCAGGCGTTGTCCAAGCTCGCGGACCAAATCCGAGACGTTCTGCAGCTGGACTCCAAAGTTCAAGAACTGGCCAAAGACCTTTACCAACACAAGTCGCTTCTGATAATGGGTAGGGGCTACAACTTTGCCACTTGTTTGGAAGGTGCATTG AAAGTCAAAGAGTTGACTTACATGCACAGCGAGGGCATTATGGCTGGTGAATTGAAGCACGGTCCACTGGCCCTCGTAGACGACTCCATGCCCGTGCTGATGATTGTTTTGCGAGACCCCGTTTACGTAAAGTGTATGAACGCTCTACAGCAGGTCACATCCCGCAAAGGATGCCCGATTATTATCTGCGAGGAGGGAGACGAGGAGACCAAGGCTTTCTCCTCCCGCCATCTGGAGATTCCTCGCACCGTCGACTGCCTGCAAGGAATTCTCACCGTTATCCCAATGCAACTACTGTCTTATCATATTGCCGTGCTCCGCGGATGCGACGTCGACTGTCCTAGAAACCTAGCAAAGTCTGTGACAGTTGAATAA
- the LOC6613776 gene encoding glutamine--fructose-6-phosphate aminotransferase [isomerizing] 2 isoform X4, translating to MCGIFAYLNYLTPKSRQEVLDLLVTGLKRLEYRGYDSTGVAIDSPDNKNIVMVKRTGKVKVLEEAIQEHFSGKEYSEPVPTHVGIAHTRWATHGVPCEKNSHPHRSDDENGFVVVHNGIITNYNDVKTFLSKRGYEFESDTDTEVFAKLVHHLWKTHPTYSFRELVEQAILQVEGAFAIAVKSKYFPGECVASRRSSPLLVGIKTKTRLATDHIPILYGKDADSGKPQVLPRSESTSEFMPLEEKEVEYFFASDASAVIEHTNRVIYLEDDDVAAVRDGTLSIHRLKKSLDDPHAREITTLKMEIQQIMKGNYDYFMQKEIFEQPDSVVNTMRGRVRFDGNAIVLGGIKDYIPEIKRCRRLMLIGCGTSYHSAVATRQLLEELTELPVMVELASDFLDRNTPIFRDDVCFFISQSGETADTLMALRYCKQRGALIVGITNTVGSSICRESHCGVHINAGPEIGVASTKAYTSQFISLVMFALVMSEDRLSLQQRRLEILQALSKLADQIRDVLQLDSKVQELAKDLYQHKSLLIMGRGYNFATCLEGALKVKELTYMHSEGIMAGELKHGPLALVDDSMPVLMIVLRDPVYVKCMNALQQVTSRKGCPIIICEEGDEETKAFSSRHLEIPRTVDCLQGILTVIPMQLLSYHIAVLRGCDVDCPRNLAKSVTVE from the exons ATGTGTG GAATATTTGCATATCTAAATTATCTGACACCCAAGTCCCGCCAGGAGGTGCTGGACCTTCTGGTCACGGGCTTGAAGAGATTGGAATATCGCGGCTACGACTCTACTGGAGTGGCAATTGACTCACCGGATAATAAAAACATCGTCATGGTCAAGCGAACGGGAAAGGTCAAAGTGCTTGAAGAAGCAATTCAAGAGC ACTTCAGCGGAAAAGAATACAGCGAACCCGTCCCGACCCACGTCGGAATTGCTCACACCCGCTGGGCCACCCATGGTGTTCCTTGCGAGAAGAACTCCCACCCACACCGTTCGGACGACGAAAATGGTTTCGTCGTAGTTCATAACGGCATCATCACCAACTACAATGATGTAAAGACCTTTCTTTCGAAGCGAGGTTACGAGTTCGAGtcggatacggatacagaGGTATTTGCCAAGCTAGTACATCACCTGTGGAAAACCCACCCCACCTACTCGTTCCGCGAGCTGGTCGAGCAAGCCATCCTTCAAGTGGAGGGCGCCTTTGCTATTGCCGTAAAGTCCAAATACTTTCCCGGAGAGTGTGTGGCGTCGCGGCGTAGTTCGCCATTGCTAGTGGGAATCAAGACAAAAACACGCCTAGCTACTGACCACATTCCAATTCTGTACGGAAAAG ATGCCGACTCTGGAAAACCTCAAG TGCTTCCCCGTTCGGAAAGCACTTCTGAGTTTATGCCCTTGGAAGAGAAGGAAGTTGAGTACTTCTTCGCGTCGGACGCCTCAGCCGTCATAGAGCACACTAACCGGGTCATCTATTTGGAG GACgacgatgttgctgctgttcggGATGGTACTCTTAGTATACATCGCCTAAAGAAGAGCCTGGATGATCCGCACGCTCGCGAAATCACTACCTTGAAGATGGAAATTCAACAGATCATGAAGGGAAACTATGACTATTTTATGCAAAAGGAGATTTTCGAGCAGCCCGACTCCGTGGTGAATACAATGCGCGGTCGTGTCCGCTTCGATGGTAACGCCATAGTGCTCGGCGGAATCAAAGACTACATTCCTGAAATCAAACGCTGTCGTCGCCTGATGTTGATTGGATGTGGCACATCTTACCACAGCGCTGTAGCCACTAGGCAGCTGCTCGAAGAGCTCACGGAGCTTCCTGTGATGGTCGAACTGGCTTCCGACTTCTTAGACCGAAACACTCCTATTTTCCGAGACGACGTCTGCTTCTTTATATCGCAGTCCGGAGAGACTGCCGACACCCTAATGGCCTTACGCTACTGTAAGCAGCGAGGAGCCCTGATTGTGGGCATTACGAATACCGTAGGCAGCAGCATATGTCGGGAATCGCATTGTGGAGTGCACATTAATGCCGGACCAGAGATAGGCGTGGCCTCGACCAAGGCATACACCTCCCAATTCATTTCCCTGGTGATGTTCGCTCTAGTTATGTCCGAAGATCGACTGTCACTGCAACAGCGACGGCTGGAGATTCTGCAGGCGTTGTCCAAGCTCGCGGACCAAATCCGAGACGTTCTGCAGCTGGACTCCAAAGTTCAAGAACTGGCCAAAGACCTTTACCAACACAAGTCGCTTCTGATAATGGGTAGGGGCTACAACTTTGCCACTTGTTTGGAAGGTGCATTG AAAGTCAAAGAGTTGACTTACATGCACAGCGAGGGCATTATGGCTGGTGAATTGAAGCACGGTCCACTGGCCCTCGTAGACGACTCCATGCCCGTGCTGATGATTGTTTTGCGAGACCCCGTTTACGTAAAGTGTATGAACGCTCTACAGCAGGTCACATCCCGCAAAGGATGCCCGATTATTATCTGCGAGGAGGGAGACGAGGAGACCAAGGCTTTCTCCTCCCGCCATCTGGAGATTCCTCGCACCGTCGACTGCCTGCAAGGAATTCTCACCGTTATCCCAATGCAACTACTGTCTTATCATATTGCCGTGCTCCGCGGATGCGACGTCGACTGTCCTAGAAACCTAGCAAAGTCTGTGACAGTTGAATAA
- the LOC6613776 gene encoding glutamine--fructose-6-phosphate aminotransferase [isomerizing] 2 isoform X1, with protein sequence MCGIFAYLNYLTPKSRQEVLDLLVTGLKRLEYRGYDSTGVAIDSPDNKNIVMVKRTGKVKVLEEAIQEHFSGKEYSEPVPTHVGIAHTRWATHGVPCEKNSHPHRSDDENGFVVVHNGIITNYNDVKTFLSKRGYEFESDTDTEVFAKLVHHLWKTHPTYSFRELVEQAILQVEGAFAIAVKSKYFPGECVASRRSSPLLVGIKTKTRLATDHIPILYGKDDKKLSPDQDADSGKPQDIRPHGQSRELPVLPRSESTSEFMPLEEKEVEYFFASDASAVIEHTNRVIYLEDDDVAAVRDGTLSIHRLKKSLDDPHAREITTLKMEIQQIMKGNYDYFMQKEIFEQPDSVVNTMRGRVRFDGNAIVLGGIKDYIPEIKRCRRLMLIGCGTSYHSAVATRQLLEELTELPVMVELASDFLDRNTPIFRDDVCFFISQSGETADTLMALRYCKQRGALIVGITNTVGSSICRESHCGVHINAGPEIGVASTKAYTSQFISLVMFALVMSEDRLSLQQRRLEILQALSKLADQIRDVLQLDSKVQELAKDLYQHKSLLIMGRGYNFATCLEGALKVKELTYMHSEGIMAGELKHGPLALVDDSMPVLMIVLRDPVYVKCMNALQQVTSRKGCPIIICEEGDEETKAFSSRHLEIPRTVDCLQGILTVIPMQLLSYHIAVLRGCDVDCPRNLAKSVTVE encoded by the exons ATGTGTG GAATATTTGCATATCTAAATTATCTGACACCCAAGTCCCGCCAGGAGGTGCTGGACCTTCTGGTCACGGGCTTGAAGAGATTGGAATATCGCGGCTACGACTCTACTGGAGTGGCAATTGACTCACCGGATAATAAAAACATCGTCATGGTCAAGCGAACGGGAAAGGTCAAAGTGCTTGAAGAAGCAATTCAAGAGC ACTTCAGCGGAAAAGAATACAGCGAACCCGTCCCGACCCACGTCGGAATTGCTCACACCCGCTGGGCCACCCATGGTGTTCCTTGCGAGAAGAACTCCCACCCACACCGTTCGGACGACGAAAATGGTTTCGTCGTAGTTCATAACGGCATCATCACCAACTACAATGATGTAAAGACCTTTCTTTCGAAGCGAGGTTACGAGTTCGAGtcggatacggatacagaGGTATTTGCCAAGCTAGTACATCACCTGTGGAAAACCCACCCCACCTACTCGTTCCGCGAGCTGGTCGAGCAAGCCATCCTTCAAGTGGAGGGCGCCTTTGCTATTGCCGTAAAGTCCAAATACTTTCCCGGAGAGTGTGTGGCGTCGCGGCGTAGTTCGCCATTGCTAGTGGGAATCAAGACAAAAACACGCCTAGCTACTGACCACATTCCAATTCTGTACGGAAAAG ATGACAAGAAGCTCAGCCCCGATCAAG ATGCCGACTCTGGAAAACCTCAAG ATATTCGCCCACATGGACAATCTCGTGAACTGCCAGTGCTTCCCCGTTCGGAAAGCACTTCTGAGTTTATGCCCTTGGAAGAGAAGGAAGTTGAGTACTTCTTCGCGTCGGACGCCTCAGCCGTCATAGAGCACACTAACCGGGTCATCTATTTGGAG GACgacgatgttgctgctgttcggGATGGTACTCTTAGTATACATCGCCTAAAGAAGAGCCTGGATGATCCGCACGCTCGCGAAATCACTACCTTGAAGATGGAAATTCAACAGATCATGAAGGGAAACTATGACTATTTTATGCAAAAGGAGATTTTCGAGCAGCCCGACTCCGTGGTGAATACAATGCGCGGTCGTGTCCGCTTCGATGGTAACGCCATAGTGCTCGGCGGAATCAAAGACTACATTCCTGAAATCAAACGCTGTCGTCGCCTGATGTTGATTGGATGTGGCACATCTTACCACAGCGCTGTAGCCACTAGGCAGCTGCTCGAAGAGCTCACGGAGCTTCCTGTGATGGTCGAACTGGCTTCCGACTTCTTAGACCGAAACACTCCTATTTTCCGAGACGACGTCTGCTTCTTTATATCGCAGTCCGGAGAGACTGCCGACACCCTAATGGCCTTACGCTACTGTAAGCAGCGAGGAGCCCTGATTGTGGGCATTACGAATACCGTAGGCAGCAGCATATGTCGGGAATCGCATTGTGGAGTGCACATTAATGCCGGACCAGAGATAGGCGTGGCCTCGACCAAGGCATACACCTCCCAATTCATTTCCCTGGTGATGTTCGCTCTAGTTATGTCCGAAGATCGACTGTCACTGCAACAGCGACGGCTGGAGATTCTGCAGGCGTTGTCCAAGCTCGCGGACCAAATCCGAGACGTTCTGCAGCTGGACTCCAAAGTTCAAGAACTGGCCAAAGACCTTTACCAACACAAGTCGCTTCTGATAATGGGTAGGGGCTACAACTTTGCCACTTGTTTGGAAGGTGCATTG AAAGTCAAAGAGTTGACTTACATGCACAGCGAGGGCATTATGGCTGGTGAATTGAAGCACGGTCCACTGGCCCTCGTAGACGACTCCATGCCCGTGCTGATGATTGTTTTGCGAGACCCCGTTTACGTAAAGTGTATGAACGCTCTACAGCAGGTCACATCCCGCAAAGGATGCCCGATTATTATCTGCGAGGAGGGAGACGAGGAGACCAAGGCTTTCTCCTCCCGCCATCTGGAGATTCCTCGCACCGTCGACTGCCTGCAAGGAATTCTCACCGTTATCCCAATGCAACTACTGTCTTATCATATTGCCGTGCTCCGCGGATGCGACGTCGACTGTCCTAGAAACCTAGCAAAGTCTGTGACAGTTGAATAA
- the LOC6613776 gene encoding glutamine--fructose-6-phosphate aminotransferase [isomerizing] 2 isoform X2, with amino-acid sequence MCGIFAYLNYLTPKSRQEVLDLLVTGLKRLEYRGYDSTGVAIDSPDNKNIVMVKRTGKVKVLEEAIQEHFSGKEYSEPVPTHVGIAHTRWATHGVPCEKNSHPHRSDDENGFVVVHNGIITNYNDVKTFLSKRGYEFESDTDTEVFAKLVHHLWKTHPTYSFRELVEQAILQVEGAFAIAVKSKYFPGECVASRRSSPLLVGIKTKTRLATDHIPILYGKDADSGKPQDIRPHGQSRELPVLPRSESTSEFMPLEEKEVEYFFASDASAVIEHTNRVIYLEDDDVAAVRDGTLSIHRLKKSLDDPHAREITTLKMEIQQIMKGNYDYFMQKEIFEQPDSVVNTMRGRVRFDGNAIVLGGIKDYIPEIKRCRRLMLIGCGTSYHSAVATRQLLEELTELPVMVELASDFLDRNTPIFRDDVCFFISQSGETADTLMALRYCKQRGALIVGITNTVGSSICRESHCGVHINAGPEIGVASTKAYTSQFISLVMFALVMSEDRLSLQQRRLEILQALSKLADQIRDVLQLDSKVQELAKDLYQHKSLLIMGRGYNFATCLEGALKVKELTYMHSEGIMAGELKHGPLALVDDSMPVLMIVLRDPVYVKCMNALQQVTSRKGCPIIICEEGDEETKAFSSRHLEIPRTVDCLQGILTVIPMQLLSYHIAVLRGCDVDCPRNLAKSVTVE; translated from the exons ATGTGTG GAATATTTGCATATCTAAATTATCTGACACCCAAGTCCCGCCAGGAGGTGCTGGACCTTCTGGTCACGGGCTTGAAGAGATTGGAATATCGCGGCTACGACTCTACTGGAGTGGCAATTGACTCACCGGATAATAAAAACATCGTCATGGTCAAGCGAACGGGAAAGGTCAAAGTGCTTGAAGAAGCAATTCAAGAGC ACTTCAGCGGAAAAGAATACAGCGAACCCGTCCCGACCCACGTCGGAATTGCTCACACCCGCTGGGCCACCCATGGTGTTCCTTGCGAGAAGAACTCCCACCCACACCGTTCGGACGACGAAAATGGTTTCGTCGTAGTTCATAACGGCATCATCACCAACTACAATGATGTAAAGACCTTTCTTTCGAAGCGAGGTTACGAGTTCGAGtcggatacggatacagaGGTATTTGCCAAGCTAGTACATCACCTGTGGAAAACCCACCCCACCTACTCGTTCCGCGAGCTGGTCGAGCAAGCCATCCTTCAAGTGGAGGGCGCCTTTGCTATTGCCGTAAAGTCCAAATACTTTCCCGGAGAGTGTGTGGCGTCGCGGCGTAGTTCGCCATTGCTAGTGGGAATCAAGACAAAAACACGCCTAGCTACTGACCACATTCCAATTCTGTACGGAAAAG ATGCCGACTCTGGAAAACCTCAAG ATATTCGCCCACATGGACAATCTCGTGAACTGCCAGTGCTTCCCCGTTCGGAAAGCACTTCTGAGTTTATGCCCTTGGAAGAGAAGGAAGTTGAGTACTTCTTCGCGTCGGACGCCTCAGCCGTCATAGAGCACACTAACCGGGTCATCTATTTGGAG GACgacgatgttgctgctgttcggGATGGTACTCTTAGTATACATCGCCTAAAGAAGAGCCTGGATGATCCGCACGCTCGCGAAATCACTACCTTGAAGATGGAAATTCAACAGATCATGAAGGGAAACTATGACTATTTTATGCAAAAGGAGATTTTCGAGCAGCCCGACTCCGTGGTGAATACAATGCGCGGTCGTGTCCGCTTCGATGGTAACGCCATAGTGCTCGGCGGAATCAAAGACTACATTCCTGAAATCAAACGCTGTCGTCGCCTGATGTTGATTGGATGTGGCACATCTTACCACAGCGCTGTAGCCACTAGGCAGCTGCTCGAAGAGCTCACGGAGCTTCCTGTGATGGTCGAACTGGCTTCCGACTTCTTAGACCGAAACACTCCTATTTTCCGAGACGACGTCTGCTTCTTTATATCGCAGTCCGGAGAGACTGCCGACACCCTAATGGCCTTACGCTACTGTAAGCAGCGAGGAGCCCTGATTGTGGGCATTACGAATACCGTAGGCAGCAGCATATGTCGGGAATCGCATTGTGGAGTGCACATTAATGCCGGACCAGAGATAGGCGTGGCCTCGACCAAGGCATACACCTCCCAATTCATTTCCCTGGTGATGTTCGCTCTAGTTATGTCCGAAGATCGACTGTCACTGCAACAGCGACGGCTGGAGATTCTGCAGGCGTTGTCCAAGCTCGCGGACCAAATCCGAGACGTTCTGCAGCTGGACTCCAAAGTTCAAGAACTGGCCAAAGACCTTTACCAACACAAGTCGCTTCTGATAATGGGTAGGGGCTACAACTTTGCCACTTGTTTGGAAGGTGCATTG AAAGTCAAAGAGTTGACTTACATGCACAGCGAGGGCATTATGGCTGGTGAATTGAAGCACGGTCCACTGGCCCTCGTAGACGACTCCATGCCCGTGCTGATGATTGTTTTGCGAGACCCCGTTTACGTAAAGTGTATGAACGCTCTACAGCAGGTCACATCCCGCAAAGGATGCCCGATTATTATCTGCGAGGAGGGAGACGAGGAGACCAAGGCTTTCTCCTCCCGCCATCTGGAGATTCCTCGCACCGTCGACTGCCTGCAAGGAATTCTCACCGTTATCCCAATGCAACTACTGTCTTATCATATTGCCGTGCTCCGCGGATGCGACGTCGACTGTCCTAGAAACCTAGCAAAGTCTGTGACAGTTGAATAA